A segment of the Saccopteryx leptura isolate mSacLep1 chromosome 11, mSacLep1_pri_phased_curated, whole genome shotgun sequence genome:
TACTTGCCATCATTGGTGGGTTTTAATGAGCCATGGTCTAGGGACTAAACTGTCATGCTCTGGGACACAGGGAACTGCTAAGAAGAACCCTGCTCAGCTCTTCTCTCTTTGTCGTCTGTATAATATGGAAATGAGCCCCCTCAGTCTAAGTGAAATCATGACTCACGTACAAGCACTCCAAAACGTCCTAATACTCACAAACCAGCTTTTCTCTACTGAACAGCAACGgacaataaagacaaaaagtatTAATACATTTAAACATCAAGAACTACCTTGGCCAGTTAgtaaaaagagacagaaataaaatagaaaaaaaacaacaaaaacaacttttGTGCACAAAGAAAAGCTGCAGAGAAAGGTCACTCTGTGATGGGTCCGTGAACAGGGATGGGTGTCCTTGTAGGCAAGTCGGCCGCATGTATCAAACCACGGCCTGAAGCAGAATTTCAGTTCTATGTGTTTGTGCTAAGAAAACGATCAGAAACGTGGAGTGGACAGACGGTCCTTGCCGTCATTTGTAACAGTGAAAATGTAAACCTAAAGGTTGCTTTGTCAAATTCTAACTAGTCACTAGTTGACGAAACCATTAGACATCTCAGTAAGATTAGCCATATTTGATATTtaatgaaatgggaaaaatatgCATTATGCACTATCAAGTAGAGAAAGCAAAGTACAAAAGTGTGTTCAGGGTGACCTCTATTTTGTagaaacatgggggggggggacgttGCCACTGAAACATTCACAATGATTTTTTGGAGATGGCAGCATGAATTaatgtttatttccttcttgATTCCTTTGTTTCAAGTCTTCTGCAATGACTATGTACCACTCCTTTTATAGGAATAAAGATGATGGGAAAAGCACAAGTGCTCTCCAAATTTTATTCCTTGGTGTCTTATAAGTTTACAGTTCAATACTGGCCTTCAATGATGGCCATTGTCTTCAGAGAAATAAGACGACAATTAGTAACAAGAGATCTTgcctcagaaaaatgcagaacCCCTTATTTGTATGAGCAGGTTTCTGAAAAATTGGAAGAAGTTTAGACATGCTTTTAGACTAATGAAAGGAGCTTTGTAAAGGTAACTAAATGGAGAAACGTAGGGGCATCCATCTTAagtttttaaccatttttttacaTACCGTGCCTAAAAGATTGTTTCTGTTCCATAAACCCTGATCGGCCATGACTTCATAGGCTTCCTGATCTCTTTCAGTCTTGACTAAATAGCCACAAAGATTTCCACCCAGGGCACATTCTGAGCAATACCTCAACCCTTTTAAAACcccagtgaaaagaaaaaaaaattaaattcgtTATGAAAGCCAAGGCTCACGTAAGTTTACCTCTGCACAGACTTGTGTGCAACGTGGCCATAACCGATAGAAACCACCATGCAGCCAAGTCACTACCCAGCTCCCACAGCCTCCTACCGGTTGGGCGGGCAGCCCTCTCTCTCCTGCCGCTCAGGGCCATTGGCTGCCAGGCTCCAGAAGACGCAGACCTTGTCCCCAGGGCTAAGGAGGGACTGGGAGAAACAGCACACACGAGATTaggtggggggggagagacagacgcAGTTATCCCAATACAGGTGAAGGAAGCGGGACGTCTGTACGGCGACTCCTCGGACTGGAGGTGCCCCTGCAGCTTCCTCAGACTATTCACTCCCCGTCTCTCCACGAATCGCGTTTCCGCATCACCGGGTAGACCTGTGCTCGTTGAAGTTGCTACAAACTCATAACAAACATTATTTCAACTCACTTTTCGGATCCAACAGAAAATGGAGCCACCCTGCTCTTCGAGTGAAGGTAGGTTGCAGGTGGAGGCCCTGGGAGGGGTGGACGGCTGCTCCAGGAGGCCCGCACAGCCCCGTCCAACAGCAGCGCCTGGAACACCCCACTCTTGTCCCCATCCCACAGAAGGTGCCTAGGCCCGTCACGGCCACCCCCTCCCCTGGAGAAGGGGGTGATTAGGGGCACAGGCTGGGACAAAGCCAGAGCTTTGAGCTCAAGCTCAAGCTGTGTCAACCCCGAGCCACGGGGCCTCGGGCAGTGTCTGTGCAGTGTGGGGCTCAGGAGGGGTAGCAACAGACCCCTGTGCACGCTGTGAGGCCCGAGTGAGCTGCCATGCGTGAGGCACCCAGACGGACCCAGCGTGGACGAAGCACCCCGTAACTACAACTGGGGTCCCATCTCTGTTGTTGGCATGAGTGGTTGTAAGACAACCTGGTCTCGTACCCATCAGTCGGGGAACTGTGGTCAAGGACAACACAGCAATGTGGCTgatgaatgagaaaaagaaaaaattaaaaagaggccACCTGCATTCTGCGCCCAGGCCCCAGTGTCAGAACCTGGGTTGCAAGCAGCTTTTGAGTCACTCAGAGGGCACACACACAAGCACGGAACCAGCCCTGTCCAGAGCCTGCGGCTCCCTTTCCCACACTGCCCAGAGCTCCGGCCCTCCTTCCGGGTGAGATCACGTCATCGTCTTTGCAGGCCTGCAGTGATACGAACGTAACCTCAAAGGACTATCAGGCACGGACCCCAGGTCCGCCAGAGTCCTAATGGttgttcttctctgtctccccGGGAACCCAAAGTACATAATCACCCAGTAACTGAACTGAAATGTCTAAATGGCCAGAGCTCCTAAAGGGTGGAGCTCTTCAATAATGCAGAGTCGGGAGCCTGGCCCAGCTTGCCAGATGCATCTAGGACGTTGTCACAGAGGCTGTAAATATGGCAGCCCTGCCCGCTGTCGGGCCATGGCCACTAGGGGGACGGGCAGCCTGGATGGACCATGGGAAGTCACAGGCAAAACTCAGCTGCTTCTGAATGTAGCGCCCAGAGTTCTACCCTTTCTCaggatgtatttttctttctttctttcttttggaaattgaagcaaaagggagaaaagaaacttTTCCTGCTGTGTCTTAAGATTTTCTGGGCCAGAAACCCTGACATCCACGTTTCCCACAAAACAGGCTCTGGACCTCAGGGCTCAGGAGCCTCTGAGCTCACCTGCCCTGCCAAGCATTCTGCAGGTCCCCTCAGGAGTGGCCCTTGGTGCCATGGCAACCTGCAGAAGACCAGTTCTAAATGCTAAATTGGAAGGCAGCtcatttttgtgttttggggttgttttttttaataattgtacatattttaaagtgcAGATATCAGACCTTCCTCTCTGGAGCCACGCAGAGCTAGCCCCACAATGTACCCACTACCCACGCACCCACTCCCGGAGCCTTCCCTGCCAGAGGAGGACCGCCCCTCCTACGCTGTTGAGTTTCCCGGATGCCCAGAAAGTATCGCTGTCAACACCTGTCAGCTACCCATGAGGATGCTCTCCACCCACACCCACCACCACGCCCTGTGTGGCTCAACTCAGTGGCAgccgggggtgagggggtggcgTCAAAAAGGTTAATTAGCATTTTTAAAGGCACCAAACTTATTGTGTGCATGAGAGGTCAGCCCGCAAACCGTAACAGGAGGCTGCGGAACAGGACCTCCGTTGGGTTGATGGCATCAGCACAAGACCTGTCCCTGCTGAGACCACACCTCCCCGGCTAAAGAACGAGGATGGGACAATCGACATAAACCAACAACGGCGTGAGGgtttattttacagttgagaaaacaaGTGGATTTCATTGTGGTGAACCCGACAGACTGTACAATAGTCACGACAGAGCATCAGACGTTATCATTCATAGTGCCTTGCTTTTCGTctccatttattcattatttttatcatttcttttaattttttttctgtctgtcttgatATACATGCATCTGGAAAGATGCAAATgccagtaaaattttttttttctctatttaaatcAGGCGGCAggaactaaatttttttattcaaaaaattgtGGTTTTACATTATATACacagaaatttaatataaaatgacaatataaaaagttaaaagagaaagCATACAGCCAGGAGGTACAAAGAAAGTTGAATAGATTAAAATGGTACGATATGTAACATACAGgagggtttttttcttaattttaagctGATGCAAATGTACAAGGGTAGGACTCTGGTGTCTGCcccattttttgatttttttccccatttaccAAGGCAGCACGCTATAGAAAGGTCAGCTTGTACCAAAGCTTACATTTGTAAATAACTATAAACCGCAgtattttacaggaaaaaaaaagaaatagtatttttacacatttatttaaataatagcttgcattcttttttttttttttttttttttttttttttgccaaaagtggcatttttttttccagcatcCAGAGGGTTTGGGCATAGTGGCAACCAGGGTGCTTGTGGTTGCTaggttttcttgtatttttttttgtttgtttcattttgttttgaacaTGTCAAGGTGTGGCTccctcaccccgcccccacccggcGAGTCCGAGACAACTTCCTGTCTTCCAACAGCGGCATTGCATGCTTCCTTCACAAACCAGTTCTGCCTGTAAAAGCTccttcttttaattattaaataagttttgtgtctGACACAGCTTTTGATCTGAATGAAATGCCTTTAAgccttttttattccttttttttttttttttttttttgagtgaaagGCACAGAAGATGCGATTACAGTCCTCAAAGGGTTAAATCTGACACCGCTAGGTTCTACGACCTTTATTGTCATGgcaactttgtcatttttttttctttaggacgTCTTTTTTTATCATTGTGATGTGTGTCTCTCTTTCCTGCTAAGTCAGTGTCTCTGAGTCCTGTGCCCCACTGTTTCCTACAAAAGATAGCTTAACATCAAGAACTGATGTTGAAAATAAAGGTCAGACGTTTTGACTcacggggaaaaaaaaaagaaaaagaaaaataacatgcaCGGTTGAACAAAAAGCATATAAATATAgctacaaaatatgtgttaagaaAAACCAAGGTCCGGACAGGGCGTGCGGCCCCCAAGGGGAGAGGGGCTGATTTTGGAGGCTCAGGCCGGGCCTAGTGCAGTGTGAAGACGACCTCTTAGTGCAATGTGCCGGGGTCCCTCGCGTACCTGGGTGCTACTGCTTCTCCAACTCTGTCACGTAGATCAGGTGGTCCTCCGGGGACTTGCCGTGGGTCTTGCTAAGGTGCAGTTTGACTGCGTGTTTGCTCGCAAAAGTCCGGTTGCACAGCTTACACTGGAATGTGGAGCCCAAATCATCCTCGGCGGCTCCCACCGGGCCCAAGGCCTTGTTGGCCAGGACCTTTGAAATGCTCTGCTGTTCCTGCAGGGGCAGCTTGGAGAGATCCTTCAAGCTGAAGCCCAGGTGCGTCTCTAGGTGACTGATGTAGGTGGGCGCAGTTCTGAATTGAGAGGCACAATCATTGCAGAAGAACACGGGGTGGCCCGTGTCCAGGCTTTTCAGGAACTTGGTCCCGCCTGTCCTCCTGAGCTGGTACTTGACGTTGGCCAGCCAGTGGCTGATGGTGGTCATGGAGAGCCCCGTGAACTTGGAGATGTGTACTCGCTCCTGCGGGCCCAGGTCTGACATGATGTACTTCCCCTCAGGGGTCTCCCGCAGGCTGGAGGCGAACTGGGCCTGCAGGATGAGCAGGTGCTGGGGGTTCCAGTTGGACTGCCGGCCCTTCCTCTTGTGGACGGGCGACAGCTCGTCCAGGGCCTCCTCGAAGCTGCTGGCGTCGGCGTCTGACTTCTCAGACACCGTGGAGGGTGTGGAGGACTTGGGGGTGAGCCGGCCGGTGAGGTTTTTCACCATGTCGGAGATGTCCATCAGTGCACTCTCACGCAGAGGCGAGGAGACCGCATCGGCCGCGCCGGGGACCAGGGGCTTGCTCTTGGCCTTGGTCAGGTCGATGGGCTGGTCGCTGTTCTCGTAATAGTAGCGGTCGATGGCGTCGGCCTGCTTGGCGGGGGTGGCGGGGTAGACGGGCTTGTCCAGCATGCTGTTGCTGATTTTGTAGAGCATGGCCAGTGGGTCCAGCGAGGGGCTCACGGGCTTGGACACCTTGCCTAAGTGCGTGTTCATGATGGACTGCAGCGCGCTCAGTGGGCTGATAAAGGACGGCTCTGGCGCATGGTCTGTGATGATGCTCAGGTTGCTGCAGCCGTTGGTGACCTTGGCTTTGAGAGGCTCGGTGCCGTTGGGGGTGTGGGCATCCACCGCGCCCTCTTTTTTGGCCTTTCCCACCTCCGTCTCGGGGCCCTTCCTCTGCGGGGGTTTGCTGCAGCTGTCCTCTGTCCTAGGGACATCCTTGTTCTCTTTGGCCACGGGGGATGTGGCCTTGGCCGGTGAGCCCTTCTCCTTCTCGGCcggcctctcctccttcttcacgTTGACCTTGCCTGTGACCTTCTCCACCAGCTCCTCCATGGCCAACACGTTGCTCTTGTGGGGCGGCGGCGTGAGGCTGCCCGGGGAGTGCAGGAGGGCGCTGTGCTCCGAGGACAAGGACTTCACACTGCCACCGCTGGCGTAGGACGGCTGCATCTGCACGCTCTGCACGGCCGGCAGCGGCTTCACGGCACCAGGCAGCTGGTAGGCCGCGTGGATGCTGGGGTAGCCGCCCCACGAGGGCGCACCGTTCTGGGCCTTGCTGATGGCCGTGGAGACGGTGTTCTCCAGGGACTTCAGGATGTCCACCCCACCCCGGGGGCTGTCACCCAGGTCCTCCTCCCGGAGGTACTGATAGAGCGCCGTGGGCTCAAACTTCTCGGAGGAGTCCTCGCTCTCCTCCTtgaccttcctctctgcctcaccGGCCATGGTCAACTTCTCCTTGTCGGGCTCCCTCTTTTCGTCGGAGGCAGCAGAGCCCGCCGGCGAGTCGGGCTGCTTCTTGACGTGGGAGGCAGGGAGCCGGGTGTGCGTGGTGGGCGGCAGCGGGATGGACTGGATCTTCTCTTCCACCACTGGGTCCAGCACTAGCTGCTTCCCTTTCTTGGAGGCAGAGGTGGTCACCTTCAAGAAGTGGCCGGTGACCATCATGTGGGCGGTGAGCTGCTGCAAGGTGTCGTGGGAGCTGCCGCACTCCATGCACTTCAGGATCTGCGCTTTGCGGGCCTCGAACTGCCAGGTGTAGCTGGCGCCATTCTGGTAGCCGTAGCGGTTGTTGGGCGTCACGTAGGGGTTGGCGGCCTTCGGGTCCTTGGCCGCATCGCTCGGGGCAGCCTCCACAGCGACCCCCGCCGGCtcaggggagcagggggaggccAGGTCCTGAAGGGCGCGCTTTTTTGTGGAAGGGACCAGCTTGGCGATGGCTGGCACCGGTTCCTTCAGAGGCACTTTCTGGTAATGCTTAGTCTTGATCATGTGGACGCTGAGGTCCTGCAGGGACTCGAATGAGTGGCCACAATACATGCACTTGAGCACCTTCTGGGCATCCTCCTTGCCCTCCATCTCCATCAGGGAGCGCTTCCGGGGCTTGGACCAACGCTTGGTCTTCTCGGAGTCCTTGTCCCTGTTGTCGTCGCGGTAGTGGCCGGTCTCGTTCATGTGCACCGTCAGCTCCACCAGCGTGTCGTAGGCGGCGCTACAGTCCTTGCAGCGGAACTTGCTGGCGCCTGTGAACACTGAGCCGTACAGCTTGTTGTTCTGCCGGTACAGCTGCACGGTGCTGAAGAGGCTGGGCTCAGGCAGCAGCCCGTACGTGGACGTCTGCTGCAGCGTCTTGGCCAGTGCGGCCTGGTGCCAGTCGTAGCCTGAGCCACTGCTGGCGCTGccgctggtgctggtgctggtgctggtgctagAGGAGCTGGAGTTAGAGCTGGACGTGCTGGCGGTGGTGCCGGTGGGCCCTGCGGTTGTGGCGGGGGGCGTGGGCGCGGGGGGGGCGCTCTCCTTCGGGCCCACATCGTTGTTGCTGCTGGTG
Coding sequences within it:
- the TSHZ1 gene encoding teashirt homolog 1 isoform X2; the protein is MGGEEAEIKEGQSYQDSPVSTATNQDAGYGSPFSENSDQLAHFKSSSSREDKEDPQGLESASYPQDSLAQIKAVYANLFSESCWSSLALDLKKSSSTTSSNNDVGPKESAPPAPTPPATTAGPTGTTASTSSSNSSSSSTSTSTSTSGSASSGSGYDWHQAALAKTLQQTSTYGLLPEPSLFSTVQLYRQNNKLYGSVFTGASKFRCKDCSAAYDTLVELTVHMNETGHYRDDNRDKDSEKTKRWSKPRKRSLMEMEGKEDAQKVLKCMYCGHSFESLQDLSVHMIKTKHYQKVPLKEPVPAIAKLVPSTKKRALQDLASPCSPEPAGVAVEAAPSDAAKDPKAANPYVTPNNRYGYQNGASYTWQFEARKAQILKCMECGSSHDTLQQLTAHMMVTGHFLKVTTSASKKGKQLVLDPVVEEKIQSIPLPPTTHTRLPASHVKKQPDSPAGSAASDEKREPDKEKLTMAGEAERKVKEESEDSSEKFEPTALYQYLREEDLGDSPRGGVDILKSLENTVSTAISKAQNGAPSWGGYPSIHAAYQLPGAVKPLPAVQSVQMQPSYASGGSVKSLSSEHSALLHSPGSLTPPPHKSNVLAMEELVEKVTGKVNVKKEERPAEKEKGSPAKATSPVAKENKDVPRTEDSCSKPPQRKGPETEVGKAKKEGAVDAHTPNGTEPLKAKVTNGCSNLSIITDHAPEPSFISPLSALQSIMNTHLGKVSKPVSPSLDPLAMLYKISNSMLDKPVYPATPAKQADAIDRYYYENSDQPIDLTKAKSKPLVPGAADAVSSPLRESALMDISDMVKNLTGRLTPKSSTPSTVSEKSDADASSFEEALDELSPVHKRKGRQSNWNPQHLLILQAQFASSLRETPEGKYIMSDLGPQERVHISKFTGLSMTTISHWLANVKYQLRRTGGTKFLKSLDTGHPVFFCNDCASQFRTAPTYISHLETHLGFSLKDLSKLPLQEQQSISKVLANKALGPVGAAEDDLGSTFQCKLCNRTFASKHAVKLHLSKTHGKSPEDHLIYVTELEKQ
- the TSHZ1 gene encoding teashirt homolog 1 isoform X1, producing MPRRKQQAPRRSAAYVPEEELKAAEIDEENAEEDGLSLDIQDSDYMGGEEAEIKEGQSYQDSPVSTATNQDAGYGSPFSENSDQLAHFKSSSSREDKEDPQGLESASYPQDSLAQIKAVYANLFSESCWSSLALDLKKSSSTTSSNNDVGPKESAPPAPTPPATTAGPTGTTASTSSSNSSSSSTSTSTSTSGSASSGSGYDWHQAALAKTLQQTSTYGLLPEPSLFSTVQLYRQNNKLYGSVFTGASKFRCKDCSAAYDTLVELTVHMNETGHYRDDNRDKDSEKTKRWSKPRKRSLMEMEGKEDAQKVLKCMYCGHSFESLQDLSVHMIKTKHYQKVPLKEPVPAIAKLVPSTKKRALQDLASPCSPEPAGVAVEAAPSDAAKDPKAANPYVTPNNRYGYQNGASYTWQFEARKAQILKCMECGSSHDTLQQLTAHMMVTGHFLKVTTSASKKGKQLVLDPVVEEKIQSIPLPPTTHTRLPASHVKKQPDSPAGSAASDEKREPDKEKLTMAGEAERKVKEESEDSSEKFEPTALYQYLREEDLGDSPRGGVDILKSLENTVSTAISKAQNGAPSWGGYPSIHAAYQLPGAVKPLPAVQSVQMQPSYASGGSVKSLSSEHSALLHSPGSLTPPPHKSNVLAMEELVEKVTGKVNVKKEERPAEKEKGSPAKATSPVAKENKDVPRTEDSCSKPPQRKGPETEVGKAKKEGAVDAHTPNGTEPLKAKVTNGCSNLSIITDHAPEPSFISPLSALQSIMNTHLGKVSKPVSPSLDPLAMLYKISNSMLDKPVYPATPAKQADAIDRYYYENSDQPIDLTKAKSKPLVPGAADAVSSPLRESALMDISDMVKNLTGRLTPKSSTPSTVSEKSDADASSFEEALDELSPVHKRKGRQSNWNPQHLLILQAQFASSLRETPEGKYIMSDLGPQERVHISKFTGLSMTTISHWLANVKYQLRRTGGTKFLKSLDTGHPVFFCNDCASQFRTAPTYISHLETHLGFSLKDLSKLPLQEQQSISKVLANKALGPVGAAEDDLGSTFQCKLCNRTFASKHAVKLHLSKTHGKSPEDHLIYVTELEKQ